From the Rhodococcus sp. NBC_00297 genome, one window contains:
- a CDS encoding YbaB/EbfC family nucleoid-associated protein: MQPGEQPDMSQLLQQAQQMQQQLMAAQAEIAATEVTGRAGNGLVVATVKGSGEVVGLTIDPKVVDPDDVETLQDLIIGAIADASRAAGEVASQKLGPLAGLGGGGLPGLPGF, translated from the coding sequence GTGCAACCCGGTGAACAGCCCGACATGTCCCAGCTGCTGCAGCAGGCCCAGCAGATGCAGCAGCAGTTGATGGCAGCCCAGGCGGAGATCGCCGCGACGGAGGTCACCGGTCGCGCCGGCAACGGTCTCGTCGTGGCGACGGTGAAGGGCAGCGGCGAGGTGGTCGGTCTGACCATCGACCCCAAGGTCGTGGATCCCGACGACGTCGAGACCCTGCAGGACCTGATCATCGGTGCGATCGCCGACGCGTCCCGCGCCGCGGGTGAGGTCGCGTCGCAGAAGCTCGGTCCCCTCGCCGGCCTGGGCGGCGGCGGACTCCCCGGCCTGCCCGGCTTCTAG
- a CDS encoding class I SAM-dependent methyltransferase yields MTTFKDQRNPGLSGGSPKLSIAEILEQFTEGDLPVRFSAYDGSTAGAEDSEYGLRLTSPRGTTYLATAPGDLGMARAYVSGDLEIEGAHPGDPYDVLRMLGDDLHFKRPSARALATVTRSLGWELLRPIAPPPQESLPRWRRIAEGLRHSKTRDAESIHHHYDVSNTFYEYVLGPSMTYTCAAYPTLEASLEEAQENKYRLVFEKLNLKAGDRLLDIGCGWGSMVRYAARRGVHVIGATLSREQAEWAQNAIAADGLSDLAEVRHSDYRDIVEGDFDAVSSIGLTEHIGVSNYPAYFEFIKGKLRPGGRVLNHCITRPDNRSSARAGGFIDRYVFPDGELTGSGRIISEMQDVGLEVRHEENLREHYAMTLRDWCRNLVDNWDACVAEVGEGTARVWGLYMAGSRLGFERNVVQLHQVLAVKLDENNDARLPLRPWWIG; encoded by the coding sequence ATGACGACATTCAAGGATCAACGGAACCCCGGCCTGTCCGGCGGTTCCCCCAAACTCTCCATCGCCGAGATTCTCGAGCAGTTCACCGAAGGTGATCTGCCCGTTCGATTCTCGGCGTACGACGGCAGTACGGCCGGTGCCGAGGATTCCGAGTACGGGCTCAGGCTCACCTCACCCCGCGGCACCACCTACCTCGCGACCGCCCCCGGCGACCTGGGCATGGCTCGCGCCTACGTCTCGGGCGATCTGGAGATCGAGGGCGCCCACCCGGGTGACCCGTACGACGTGCTCCGGATGCTGGGCGACGACCTGCACTTCAAACGTCCGTCCGCGCGCGCACTGGCGACCGTCACCCGGTCTCTCGGATGGGAGTTGCTGCGTCCCATCGCTCCCCCGCCCCAGGAATCTCTCCCACGTTGGCGTCGTATCGCCGAGGGGTTGCGGCACAGCAAGACTCGGGACGCCGAGAGCATCCACCACCACTACGACGTGTCGAACACGTTCTACGAGTACGTGCTCGGCCCGTCGATGACCTACACCTGCGCCGCCTACCCGACTCTCGAGGCGTCGCTCGAGGAGGCGCAGGAGAACAAGTACCGCCTGGTGTTCGAGAAGCTGAACCTGAAGGCGGGCGACCGACTGCTCGACATCGGTTGTGGCTGGGGCTCGATGGTGCGCTACGCGGCCCGTCGCGGCGTCCACGTCATCGGCGCCACGCTCTCGCGCGAGCAGGCAGAGTGGGCGCAGAACGCCATCGCCGCCGACGGTCTGAGCGATCTCGCGGAGGTGCGTCACAGCGACTACCGCGACATCGTCGAGGGCGACTTCGACGCCGTGTCGTCGATCGGCCTCACCGAGCACATCGGCGTCTCGAACTACCCGGCGTACTTCGAGTTCATCAAGGGCAAGCTGCGCCCGGGTGGCCGCGTCCTGAACCACTGCATCACCCGCCCGGACAACCGCTCGTCGGCGCGGGCCGGCGGCTTCATCGACCGCTACGTCTTCCCCGACGGCGAGCTGACGGGATCCGGCCGCATCATCTCCGAGATGCAGGACGTGGGCCTCGAGGTGCGTCACGAGGAGAACCTGCGCGAGCACTACGCGATGACGCTCCGGGACTGGTGCCGCAACCTCGTCGACAACTGGGACGCCTGCGTCGCGGAGGTCGGTGAGGGCACCGCGCGCGTGTGGGGCCTCTACATGGCGGGCTCACGCCTGGGCTTCGAGCGCAACGTGGTCCAGCTGCACCAGGTACTCGCCGTCAAGCTCGACGAGAACAACGACGCGCGTCTTCCGTTGCGGCCCTGGTGGATCGGCTGA
- a CDS encoding CitMHS family transporter: MLVILGFLMVAAFMFLILTKRATPVVALILVPVIFGLFAGAGLGIGDMITDGIKSLAPTAALLFFAIIFFGIMIDVGLFDPLVRGILRLVRNDPMKLVVGTAVLAMVVSLDGDGSTTFIIVTSALLPLYLKLGVSPVILTVVAGLANGTMNIIPWGGPTVRAASALGISPSDVFIPMVPSMIAGLIIVLLFSIHLGLMERRRLGSLIYDTELVGAGVGTDGTGTGNGKTRRSTGSADITTGDDENDGKAGQFIDGLDPNRDTLRPKLLWFNAILTVTLLVILVMDILPIPVLFMIAASIALTFNFPKVKEQGEAIARHSASIVSVVAMVLAAAVLTGVFSGTGMVEAMAEWLLGVIPDAMGPFLAVITGILSIPLTFFMTNDAFYFGILPVLTETAAQYGIEPVEMARASITGQPVHLQSPLVPAILLLVTLAGVSLADHHRKVLWRATVVSLTMLAVGVLLGQIPFG; the protein is encoded by the coding sequence ATGTTGGTGATACTCGGCTTCCTCATGGTTGCCGCTTTCATGTTCCTGATCCTGACCAAACGAGCGACCCCGGTGGTCGCCCTCATCCTGGTCCCGGTCATCTTCGGCCTGTTCGCCGGCGCTGGGCTCGGCATCGGCGACATGATCACGGACGGCATCAAGTCGCTCGCCCCCACGGCAGCGCTGCTGTTCTTCGCGATCATCTTCTTCGGCATCATGATCGACGTGGGTCTGTTCGACCCGCTGGTGCGCGGCATCCTCCGCCTGGTGCGCAACGATCCGATGAAGCTGGTCGTCGGCACCGCGGTGCTCGCCATGGTCGTGTCCCTCGACGGTGACGGCTCAACCACGTTCATCATCGTGACGTCCGCGCTGCTGCCGCTCTACCTGAAACTCGGTGTCTCACCGGTCATCCTGACGGTCGTCGCCGGCCTCGCCAACGGCACCATGAACATCATTCCGTGGGGTGGCCCGACCGTTCGCGCCGCGTCCGCACTGGGCATCTCGCCCTCCGACGTCTTCATCCCGATGGTCCCGTCGATGATCGCCGGCCTGATCATCGTGCTGCTCTTCTCGATCCACCTCGGCCTCATGGAGCGTCGCCGCCTCGGCTCGCTGATCTACGACACGGAGCTGGTGGGCGCCGGCGTCGGCACCGACGGCACCGGAACCGGAAACGGCAAGACCCGTCGCAGTACCGGAAGCGCCGACATCACCACCGGCGACGACGAGAACGACGGCAAGGCCGGCCAGTTCATCGACGGCCTGGACCCCAACCGCGACACTCTGCGTCCGAAGCTGCTGTGGTTCAACGCGATCCTGACCGTCACGCTGCTCGTGATCCTGGTCATGGACATCCTCCCCATCCCGGTGCTGTTCATGATCGCCGCCTCCATCGCGCTCACGTTCAACTTCCCGAAGGTCAAGGAGCAGGGCGAGGCCATCGCACGCCACTCCGCCTCGATCGTCTCCGTCGTCGCCATGGTGCTCGCAGCTGCCGTCCTCACCGGCGTGTTCTCCGGTACCGGAATGGTCGAGGCCATGGCCGAGTGGCTCCTCGGCGTCATCCCCGACGCGATGGGACCGTTCCTGGCCGTCATCACCGGAATCCTGTCGATCCCGTTGACGTTCTTCATGACCAACGACGCCTTCTACTTCGGCATCCTCCCGGTCCTCACCGAGACCGCCGCCCAGTACGGCATCGAGCCGGTCGAGATGGCCCGCGCCTCCATCACCGGACAGCCCGTCCACCTGCAGAGCCCGCTGGTCCCCGCCATCCTGCTGCTGGTCACCCTGGCCGGCGTCTCGCTCGCCGACCACCACCGCAAGGTCCTGTGGCGTGCCACCGTCGTCTCCCTGACGATGCTCGCCGTCGGCGTCCTCCTCGGCCAGATCCCCTTCGGCTGA
- a CDS encoding universal stress protein: protein MSVAVVHNSSEEGRKALGSAVQQARSAGTELVVLHAFSGSADPSSEAKETTAVEDSIRTSLAALGESEAQWTLAAAQPDPDATTTLLALIDKADAELLVVGSRHRSAVGKFLMGQAVQRLLLETPVPVLLVKS, encoded by the coding sequence ATGAGTGTCGCCGTCGTGCACAACAGTTCCGAGGAAGGCCGCAAGGCACTCGGATCGGCAGTCCAGCAGGCCCGGTCCGCAGGAACCGAACTGGTCGTCCTCCACGCCTTCTCCGGATCCGCGGATCCCTCCTCGGAGGCGAAGGAGACCACCGCCGTCGAGGACTCGATCCGTACGTCGCTCGCCGCGCTCGGAGAGTCCGAGGCGCAGTGGACTCTCGCTGCGGCCCAGCCCGATCCGGACGCGACCACCACACTGCTCGCGCTCATCGACAAGGCGGACGCCGAGCTGCTGGTCGTCGGGTCGCGGCATCGGTCGGCCGTCGGCAAGTTCCTGATGGGACAGGCCGTCCAGCGCCTGCTTCTCGAAACACCGGTACCGGTGCTGCTCGTCAAGTCGTGA
- a CDS encoding Bug family tripartite tricarboxylate transporter substrate binding protein, protein MNRRLRISALAALLAVLCTATACSAGVSAMVTGAEEPGLRVIAPSVAGGGYDLTARSLARGWAAEGVVVDDVLVLPGSGGVVGLNRLALEQGNDRLLLVMGLGLVGALSTTPSDHEIADVTPIARLVTEPEVVLVPAASPLRTLDDLTNAWRQDPAALQFAGGSAEGGPDGLFRTQLARTVGVDPRASEYRVFDGGGELLPALLTGEVDVATTGVSEYLDQIASGTVRALAVSSSERVDGIDAPTLREQGVDLDFDNWRGILAPPGLPPERVDRLIADVTALVGSPLWQEILAQNGWRDALLTGDDFASFLREQADLVRSTIDPPTDG, encoded by the coding sequence ATGAACCGACGCCTCCGCATCAGCGCTCTCGCAGCGTTGCTCGCGGTGCTCTGCACGGCGACCGCGTGCAGTGCGGGGGTGTCGGCCATGGTGACCGGGGCGGAGGAGCCGGGACTTCGTGTCATCGCTCCGTCGGTCGCCGGTGGCGGTTACGACCTGACCGCTCGCAGTCTGGCCCGAGGTTGGGCCGCGGAGGGCGTCGTGGTGGACGACGTCCTCGTACTACCCGGATCGGGTGGTGTCGTGGGACTCAATCGTCTCGCTCTCGAACAGGGCAACGATCGACTCCTGCTGGTGATGGGGCTGGGTCTGGTGGGCGCACTGTCCACCACCCCGTCCGATCACGAGATCGCGGACGTCACCCCGATCGCCCGACTCGTCACCGAACCCGAGGTCGTCCTGGTGCCGGCAGCATCCCCGCTGCGGACTCTGGACGATCTCACGAACGCCTGGCGACAGGATCCCGCGGCTCTGCAGTTCGCCGGCGGCTCCGCGGAGGGTGGGCCGGACGGGTTGTTCCGGACGCAGCTCGCCCGCACCGTCGGTGTCGACCCGCGAGCATCCGAGTACCGCGTCTTCGACGGCGGCGGCGAGTTGCTGCCGGCCCTGTTGACGGGCGAGGTCGACGTCGCCACCACCGGCGTCAGCGAATATCTGGACCAGATCGCGTCCGGTACGGTCCGGGCGCTCGCCGTCTCGAGCTCCGAGCGCGTCGACGGCATCGACGCGCCCACTCTGCGGGAGCAGGGAGTCGACCTCGACTTCGACAACTGGCGCGGCATCCTCGCCCCGCCGGGACTGCCACCGGAGCGCGTCGACCGCCTGATCGCCGACGTCACAGCACTGGTCGGGTCGCCGCTCTGGCAGGAGATCCTGGCGCAGAACGGGTGGCGGGACGCGCTGCTCACCGGAGACGACTTCGCGTCGTTCCTCCGCGAGCAGGCCGACCTGGTCCGCTCGACCATCGATCCACCCACCGACGGCTGA
- a CDS encoding AbrB family transcriptional regulator — MSATRWVALTAVSVAGWFALDAVGLTAPSLFAALVVAVVFALTGLGPRAVPRAGSMAAQGTLAVTIGLMVDVETLSALGDNWFPAVAIGIATLVVSAGCGALLALNKDVTAATGMLALIAGGATGLVATARELGGDERVVAVVQYLRVALVVVTMPLVVTFVFHADTHSVAAAAPDEDALPWWVGLLFLLGAVLVGIAVGRLARLPAPATLGPLMVSGACALLGWPVGIEVPMIVLPLAFLVIGWQAGLAFTMSSLRLIGRLFPYAFALVLGIGVICALLGWALSAWTGTSLLTGYLATTPGGLAAVLAVSASTGSDVTFVACVQLIRLVSMLVAAPLIAQLLMRRAARRPAEDPVSV, encoded by the coding sequence GTGAGCGCCACCCGCTGGGTGGCGCTCACAGCCGTGTCCGTGGCCGGATGGTTCGCGCTCGACGCCGTCGGCCTGACGGCGCCGTCGTTGTTCGCGGCACTGGTGGTGGCGGTGGTCTTCGCCCTCACCGGACTGGGGCCGCGCGCCGTCCCGCGCGCGGGATCCATGGCGGCGCAGGGAACGTTGGCCGTCACCATCGGTCTCATGGTGGATGTCGAGACGCTGAGTGCGCTGGGGGACAACTGGTTTCCCGCGGTCGCCATCGGGATCGCGACGCTCGTCGTCAGCGCCGGCTGCGGTGCACTGCTCGCACTGAACAAGGATGTCACCGCGGCCACCGGGATGCTGGCGCTGATCGCGGGCGGGGCCACCGGTCTCGTCGCGACAGCGAGAGAGCTCGGCGGCGACGAACGTGTGGTCGCGGTGGTGCAGTACCTGCGGGTGGCACTGGTGGTGGTGACCATGCCTCTGGTGGTCACGTTCGTGTTCCACGCCGACACCCACTCGGTCGCGGCGGCCGCACCCGACGAAGATGCGCTGCCGTGGTGGGTGGGTCTGCTGTTCCTGCTCGGCGCTGTTCTCGTCGGCATCGCGGTGGGGCGGCTCGCGCGGCTTCCCGCACCGGCCACGCTGGGTCCGCTGATGGTGTCCGGCGCCTGCGCGCTGCTGGGCTGGCCCGTGGGCATCGAGGTTCCCATGATCGTGCTGCCACTCGCGTTCCTGGTCATCGGATGGCAAGCGGGACTGGCGTTCACGATGTCGAGCCTGCGCCTGATCGGCCGACTCTTCCCCTACGCGTTCGCGCTGGTGCTCGGCATCGGCGTGATCTGTGCGCTGCTCGGATGGGCGCTGTCCGCGTGGACCGGGACCAGCCTGCTCACCGGCTACCTGGCGACGACCCCCGGCGGGTTGGCGGCAGTGCTCGCGGTGTCCGCGTCCACCGGGTCCGACGTCACGTTCGTGGCGTGCGTGCAGCTCATCCGGCTGGTCTCGATGCTCGTGGCGGCACCGCTCATCGCCCAGCTCCTGATGCGCCGGGCGGCGCGGAGGCCGGCCGAGGATCCGGTCTCGGTCTAG
- a CDS encoding response regulator, whose translation MTLRVLVVDDDFMVARVHTGFVTKVAGFEVCGVAHTAQEALEKVESTRPDLVLLDVHLPGVTGLDLIGPFREIIPDLDVLVITSEREAESVRKALRAGAVHYLIKPFKFQALQERLEHYRRTRESLAAIDEAEQDAVDKAFGVRGTATRLPKGLSAETLAMVEHQLRENPGETSASTMAERTGMSRSSARRYLEYLSDVDRVTVSLDYGNVGRPERLYRLER comes from the coding sequence ATGACACTCAGGGTGCTGGTGGTGGACGACGACTTCATGGTCGCGCGGGTGCACACCGGTTTCGTCACCAAGGTGGCCGGATTCGAGGTGTGCGGGGTGGCGCACACGGCGCAGGAAGCGCTGGAGAAGGTGGAGTCCACCCGTCCCGATCTGGTGCTGCTGGACGTCCATCTGCCCGGCGTCACCGGGCTCGATCTCATCGGCCCGTTCCGGGAGATCATCCCCGACCTCGACGTCCTGGTGATCACCAGCGAGCGCGAGGCCGAATCGGTGCGCAAGGCACTGCGCGCGGGCGCCGTGCACTACTTGATCAAGCCGTTCAAGTTCCAGGCACTGCAGGAGCGCCTCGAGCACTACCGCCGCACACGGGAGTCGCTGGCCGCGATCGACGAGGCGGAGCAGGACGCCGTCGACAAGGCGTTCGGAGTGCGCGGGACCGCGACACGGCTCCCCAAGGGCCTGAGCGCCGAGACGCTGGCCATGGTCGAGCACCAACTGCGGGAGAATCCAGGCGAGACCTCGGCGAGCACGATGGCCGAGAGGACCGGGATGTCGCGGTCGAGCGCTCGCCGCTACCTGGAGTACCTCAGCGACGTCGACCGGGTGACCGTCTCGCTCGACTACGGCAACGTGGGGCGACCCGAGCGCCTCTATCGGCTCGAGCGCTAG
- a CDS encoding sensor histidine kinase: MIGRRLRIFGTRRTLSSQLLALQLLIIVAVLVVISGLSLAQASATFQREQGLRVQSAAENLAASPTVRQLLASAQPRIRTALQGAVESVRAVSGLDYAQLTDPDGIIVVATDPSRVGQESAAEGAGARTGRSWTGLAETSANTAVSPDASVQSQVPVLDADGRIVGVAIVGREYPSVWERLAQATPDLVIYLAVASVLGAVGSILLARRVKRQTMGMEAGEIVDLVRQRQAMLEGLKEAVVALDPSGRVVLLSRSAHDMLGLDEDGVGRRVEELGLDDRVLDVLRHPSDDGDQLVLTGDRILVFNTVPIEASGRKVATVTTFRDRTELSEVQSKLDISRTSSTALREHIHEFDNQLHTISGLVQLGEYDEVERYVDGITEHRERLTSTVTDRIDDLGVAALLIAKIGAAAARSVTVALDDASHLPRLDDDASRDLCTVVGNLVDNAVDAVLEGQSVDAVVRVRIVADADGIEVEVADNGPGIGTEDADRVFEQGWSTKGTSLDGHGFGLALVRVVCRRRGGEVGVSDRVEDGRRWTVFRAVTGSGGRTR; encoded by the coding sequence GTGATCGGGCGGCGACTGCGCATCTTCGGAACACGCCGCACCCTCTCGTCGCAACTGCTCGCACTGCAGCTTCTCATCATCGTCGCGGTGCTCGTCGTCATCAGCGGGTTGTCGCTGGCCCAGGCGTCGGCGACCTTCCAGCGCGAACAGGGTCTGCGCGTCCAGTCGGCTGCCGAGAACCTCGCCGCGAGTCCCACCGTGCGACAACTGCTCGCCTCCGCCCAGCCCCGGATCCGCACGGCGCTGCAGGGTGCGGTCGAGTCGGTGCGGGCCGTCTCAGGTCTGGACTACGCGCAACTGACGGACCCCGACGGCATCATCGTCGTCGCGACCGACCCGTCGCGGGTGGGACAGGAATCGGCGGCCGAGGGAGCGGGCGCGCGGACGGGCCGATCCTGGACCGGTCTCGCCGAGACGAGCGCCAACACCGCGGTGTCCCCCGACGCGTCCGTGCAGTCACAGGTCCCGGTGCTCGATGCCGACGGCCGCATCGTCGGTGTGGCGATCGTCGGCCGCGAGTACCCGTCGGTGTGGGAGCGCCTCGCGCAGGCGACCCCGGACCTCGTCATCTACCTTGCCGTGGCCTCCGTTCTGGGCGCTGTCGGGTCGATCCTGCTGGCCCGACGCGTCAAGCGGCAGACCATGGGAATGGAGGCCGGGGAGATCGTCGACCTGGTGCGCCAGCGGCAGGCGATGCTCGAGGGCCTCAAGGAGGCCGTGGTGGCGCTGGATCCGTCGGGTCGGGTGGTCCTGCTGAGTCGCAGCGCACACGACATGCTCGGCCTCGACGAGGACGGTGTGGGCCGGCGGGTGGAGGAGCTCGGACTCGACGACCGGGTCCTCGACGTCCTGCGTCACCCGAGCGACGACGGCGACCAGCTCGTCCTCACCGGAGATCGCATCCTCGTCTTCAACACGGTGCCGATCGAGGCGTCGGGACGGAAGGTGGCCACGGTGACCACGTTCCGTGACCGCACCGAACTGAGCGAGGTCCAGAGCAAACTCGACATCAGCCGCACCAGCTCGACGGCACTGCGGGAGCACATCCACGAGTTCGACAACCAGCTGCACACCATCTCGGGACTGGTCCAGCTCGGTGAGTACGACGAGGTGGAGCGGTACGTCGACGGCATCACCGAGCATCGTGAGCGCCTCACGTCCACCGTGACCGACCGCATCGACGATCTCGGGGTCGCCGCGCTGCTCATCGCCAAGATCGGCGCCGCCGCGGCCCGCTCGGTGACCGTGGCACTCGACGACGCCTCACACCTCCCGCGACTCGACGACGATGCCTCCCGAGACCTCTGCACCGTCGTCGGCAACCTCGTCGACAACGCTGTGGACGCAGTCCTCGAGGGGCAGTCGGTGGACGCGGTGGTGCGCGTCCGGATCGTCGCGGACGCGGACGGGATCGAGGTCGAGGTGGCCGACAACGGCCCCGGCATCGGCACGGAGGATGCGGATCGCGTGTTCGAGCAGGGGTGGAGCACGAAGGGGACGTCGCTCGACGGGCACGGTTTCGGCCTCGCCCTCGTGCGTGTCGTGTGCCGCCGACGCGGCGGTGAGGTCGGCGTGAGTGACAGAGTCGAGGACGGTAGGCGGTGGACGGTCTTCCGGGCCGTCACCGGATCCGGGGGGAGGACGCGATGA
- a CDS encoding FAD-binding oxidoreductase, which produces MGQAGHRAGVERLLASYRAIPRDATVRLAKKTSNLFRARPKNSAPGLDVSGLGGVISVDPDAMTADVQGMCTYEDLVDATLAYGLAPLVVPQLKTITLGGAVTGLGIESTSFRSGLPHESVLEIDILAGSGDVVTATPDNEYSDLFRGFPNSYGTLGYSSRLRIELEPVLPYVALRHVRFHDLESVQTVMARIVADREYEGDRVDYLDGVVFSGTEAYLTLGRQTDEPGPVSDYTDSAIFYRSIQHDGTAPRTDRLTVRDYLWRWDTDWFWCSRAFGAQNPRIRRLWPKKYLRSSFYWKLIALDQKYDIADRLEKRKGNPIRERVVQDIEVPIENTAAFVSWFLDEIPIEPLWLCPLRLREPDGYADAQDSDAGVRGWPLYPLEPHRTYVNVGFWSSVPVVPGEPDGAANRRIEKKVTEFDGHKSLYSDSFYDRAEFDALYGGDGYRRLKEKYDPDSRLLDLYSKAVHRR; this is translated from the coding sequence ATCGGACAAGCGGGACATCGGGCGGGTGTGGAACGGCTTCTGGCCAGTTACCGTGCCATTCCCCGGGACGCGACCGTCCGCCTGGCGAAGAAGACCTCCAACCTCTTCCGGGCCAGGCCGAAGAACTCCGCCCCCGGACTCGACGTCTCCGGGTTGGGAGGCGTCATCTCGGTCGACCCCGACGCCATGACCGCCGACGTGCAGGGAATGTGCACCTACGAGGACCTCGTCGACGCCACCCTGGCGTATGGGCTCGCTCCCCTGGTGGTGCCGCAGCTCAAGACGATCACGCTCGGCGGCGCGGTCACCGGCCTCGGCATCGAGTCGACGTCGTTCCGCAGCGGCCTTCCGCACGAGTCCGTCCTCGAGATCGACATTCTCGCCGGATCGGGTGACGTCGTCACGGCCACTCCCGACAACGAGTACAGCGACCTCTTCCGAGGGTTCCCCAACTCCTACGGCACCCTCGGCTACTCGTCACGGTTGCGCATCGAACTCGAGCCCGTCCTTCCCTACGTCGCCCTGCGCCACGTCCGGTTCCACGACCTCGAGTCGGTGCAGACGGTCATGGCGCGCATCGTCGCGGACCGGGAGTACGAGGGTGACCGCGTCGACTACCTCGACGGGGTGGTGTTCTCCGGGACCGAGGCCTATCTGACCCTGGGCCGGCAGACCGACGAGCCGGGACCGGTGAGCGACTACACCGACTCGGCGATCTTCTACCGGTCCATCCAGCACGACGGCACCGCGCCGCGAACGGACCGCCTGACGGTGCGCGACTACCTGTGGCGGTGGGACACCGACTGGTTCTGGTGCTCGCGCGCCTTCGGTGCGCAGAACCCGCGCATCCGACGTCTCTGGCCGAAGAAGTACCTGCGCAGCAGCTTCTACTGGAAGCTGATCGCGCTCGACCAGAAGTACGACATCGCCGACCGTCTCGAGAAGCGCAAGGGCAACCCGATCCGCGAGCGCGTCGTGCAGGACATCGAGGTGCCGATCGAGAACACGGCCGCGTTCGTCTCGTGGTTCCTCGACGAGATCCCGATCGAGCCGTTGTGGCTGTGTCCCTTGCGACTTCGCGAACCCGACGGGTACGCCGACGCGCAGGACTCCGACGCCGGAGTACGCGGGTGGCCCCTCTACCCGCTCGAACCTCACCGCACCTACGTCAACGTCGGCTTCTGGTCGTCGGTGCCCGTGGTCCCCGGTGAACCCGACGGGGCAGCCAACCGTCGGATCGAGAAGAAGGTGACCGAGTTCGACGGTCACAAGTCCCTCTACTCGGACTCGTTCTACGACAGGGCCGAGTTCGATGCCCTCTACGGCGGTGACGGTTACCGCCGACTCAAAGAGAAGTACGACCCCGATTCGCGGTTGTTGGATCTGTATTCGAAGGCGGTGCATCGTCGATGA
- a CDS encoding SRPBCC family protein, producing the protein MAKVSASSSLTISAAPDKVLAALSDYETVRPRILPEQYRDFAVVEGGQGDGTVARWVLQATEKRSRNVLATVSVSGATVTEKDANSSMVTTYLVAPSGSGSSVTTTTEWTGAGGVGGFFEKTFAPLGLKKIQAQLLQNLSRQVE; encoded by the coding sequence ATGGCCAAGGTCAGCGCGAGCAGTTCCCTCACCATCAGTGCGGCTCCCGACAAGGTCCTCGCGGCACTGTCCGACTACGAGACGGTGCGTCCGCGCATCCTGCCCGAGCAGTACCGCGACTTCGCGGTCGTCGAGGGTGGGCAGGGCGACGGCACCGTCGCTCGCTGGGTCCTTCAGGCGACCGAGAAGCGCTCGCGGAACGTGCTCGCGACCGTGTCGGTGTCCGGCGCGACCGTCACGGAGAAGGACGCCAACTCGTCGATGGTGACCACGTACCTCGTCGCCCCGAGCGGTAGCGGGTCGTCGGTCACCACCACCACGGAGTGGACGGGCGCCGGCGGTGTCGGCGGCTTCTTCGAGAAGACGTTCGCGCCCCTCGGACTGAAGAAGATTCAGGCGCAGCTCCTGCAGAACCTCTCGCGCCAGGTGGAGTGA
- the recR gene encoding recombination mediator RecR produces the protein MYEGPVQDLIDELGKLPGVGPKSAQRIAFHLLGVEAPEIDRLQKALQRVRDGVQFCIVCGTVSDKELCRICADPRRDRTKICVVEEPKDVQAVERTREFKGRYHVLGGALDPLSGVGPDQLRIRELLTRIGNQEDGVDVSEVIIATDPNTEGEATATYLLRMMRDFPGLSVTRLASGLPMGGDLEFADELTLGRALSGRNVMN, from the coding sequence GTGTACGAAGGTCCGGTCCAGGATCTGATCGACGAGCTGGGCAAACTTCCCGGTGTCGGACCGAAGAGCGCGCAGCGCATCGCCTTTCATCTGTTGGGGGTCGAGGCGCCCGAGATCGACCGCCTGCAGAAGGCACTGCAGCGCGTCCGCGACGGGGTGCAGTTCTGCATCGTCTGCGGCACCGTCTCCGACAAGGAACTGTGCCGCATCTGTGCGGACCCGCGCCGCGATCGGACGAAGATCTGCGTCGTCGAGGAACCCAAGGACGTGCAGGCCGTCGAACGCACCCGCGAGTTCAAGGGGAGATACCACGTGCTGGGCGGCGCGCTGGATCCGCTGAGCGGGGTCGGTCCCGATCAGCTGCGCATCCGGGAGTTGCTCACCCGTATCGGCAATCAGGAGGACGGCGTCGACGTCTCCGAGGTGATCATCGCGACCGACCCCAACACCGAGGGGGAGGCGACGGCCACCTACCTGCTGCGCATGATGCGTGATTTCCCCGGCCTGTCCGTCACCCGGCTGGCCTCCGGACTGCCCATGGGCGGCGACCTCGAGTTCGCGGACGAGCTCACGTTGGGCCGTGCGCTGTCCGGCCGCAACGTGATGAACTAG